In Aricia agestis chromosome 16, ilAriAges1.1, whole genome shotgun sequence, one genomic interval encodes:
- the LOC121734607 gene encoding brachyurin-like has product MKLLVGIIVVSLAVLASSEEHSIENLSAYNYHLKHGIPKALELKKAEETQAADSQMGRIVGGVVTDIREVPYQVGLVVTLLWILTSVCGGSLISDTRVLTAAHCYWDGTFTATSFTVVLGSNTLFSGGQRIATTDVTMHPQWNPQSAANDIAIIRLPSVTFTNVIQPIPLPSGNDMDKDFIGHKGLASGYGATSDGASISVLQVISSVELEIVSNSVCMAVYGPNFVHDSNICTSGAGGMSTCGGDSGGPLVVESDGKKVQVGVTSYGHIDGCQLNYPAGFARVTSFVDWIWSQ; this is encoded by the exons ATGAAACTGCTTGTTGGAATTATTGTGGTCTCTCTGGCCGTTCTGGCCTCAAGTGAGGAACACTCAATTGAGAACCTCTCGGCTTACAACTACCATTTGAAACATGGTATCCCAAAGGCCCTGGAACTCAAAAAGGCTGAAGAGACTCAGGCTGCAGATTCACAGATGGGCAGAATCGTGGGTGGTGTCGTCACCGACATCAGGGAAGTCCCATACCAG GTTGGTCTCGTCGTCACTCTGCTATGGATCCTCACCTCCGTCTGCGGTGGCTCCCTCATCTCTGACACCCGTGTCTTGACCGCTGCTCACTGCTACTGGGACGGAACCTTCACTGCCACCTCCTTCACCGTCGTCCTCGGCTCCAACACTCTCTTCAGCGGCGGACAGCGTATTGCCACCACCGACGTCACCATGCACCCTCAATGGAACCCCCAGAGTGCTGCTAATGACATCGCCATTATTCGCCTTCCATCTGTTACATTTACCA ATGTCATCCAGCCCATCCCTCTACCGAGTGGAAATGACATGGACAAAGACTTCATTGGACACAAAGGACTCGCATCTGGATATGGCGCTACCAGTGATG GTGCTAGCATCAGCGTTCTTCAAGTCATTAGCTCCGTGGAGCTAGAGATCGTCTCAAACTCTGTATGCATGGCCGTGTATGGTCCTAACTTCGTTCACGACAGCAACATCTGCACCAGTGGTGCTGGCGGCATGAGCACCTGTGGTGGAGACTCAGGTGGTCCCCTCGTTGTCGAGAGCGATGGCAAGAAAGTACAG GTTGGTGTAACGTCATATGGTCACATCGACGGCTGTCAACTCAACTACCCCGCCGGCTTTGCGAGAGTCACCTCCTTCGTCGACTGGATCTGGAGCCAGTAA
- the LOC121734597 gene encoding UDP-glycosyltransferase UGT5-like translates to MAKYIILFIIGHILAGEAYRILGVFPSLDRNNYLTYRGLFRELANRKHDVTLISHFQLPDAPASYRDVLLSDKPTLKGLSFESVIANEISRVPFETLVSTKAGNDDCKTLMNNNEVLHMIRTRPQFDVVIVESYNSDCAIAFAANLSAPYVAFNPQPLHPWHYNRLGVNFNSAAVPQSLLPYGKNPWFFDRLRSYLLYHITNWVYYIGSQVTDHVYLYKYLGDNLPSLESLASNSSLVFVNSHPSVFGGVARSDNVVDIGGIHLRPPKIIPTEIQRFISEAEHGVIYVNLGSTVKDSTLPADKLSVLLATFRKLPLRVIWKWDGEEIENLPRNVMTMKWLPQMDILKHDNVKAFISHAGILSTIEALDAGVPVIAIPLFGDQYGNAAALVDAGFGTVVPYEALSKGLLMDAINDVLDPEWQRNAKHVSRIWNDRPMSALETAIYWIEYVARHNGSPHLIATSMKLPWYQNAGLDVLAFIALVIYILLYVFYKIFCACCCCCCQSEPQVEIVTREGKRKRVKFE, encoded by the exons ATGGCGAAATATATTATTCTGTTTATTATCGGGCACATACTCGCCGGCGAGGCGTACCGAATACTCGGCGTGTTCCCGTCGCTAGACCGGAATAATTATCTCACTTATCGGGGATTATTTCGAGAGCTGGCGAACCGCAAGCACGACGTGACGCTCATCAGCCACTTCCAGCTGCCGGACGCGCCGGCCTCCTACAGGGACGTGCTGCTCAGTGACAAACCAACGCTCAAGGGACTGTCGTTCGAATCCGTGATAGCGAACGAGATTTCGCGGGTGCCGTTCGAGACGCTAGTCTCGACGAAAGCGGGAAACGATGACTGCAAGACGCTGATGAACAACAACGAAGTTCTTCACATGATACGGACTCGACCTCAATTCGACGTTGTTATCGTGGAATCGTACAATAGTGACTGTGCTATCGCTTTCGCGGCGAATCTGAGCGCGCCTTACGTTGCATTCAACCCGCAACCTTTGCACCCGTGGCATTACAACAGGTTGGGTGTCAATTTCAACTCCGCCGCCGTCCCCCAATCCTTGCTGCCGTACGGCAAGAATCCCTGGTTCTTCGACAGACTCAGGAGCTACCTTCTGTACCACATTACCAACTGGGTATACTACATCGGGTCTCAAGTGACCGATCATGTTTACCTTTACAAATACTTGGGAGACAACTTGCCGTCGCTGGAAAGTTTGGCGTCAAATTCCAGTCTGGTATTCGTGAACTCCCACCCGTCTGTGTTCGGAGGTGTCGCGAGGTCAGACAACGTAGTTGACATCGGTGGAATTCATTTACGACCACCCAAAATAATACCGACG gAAATCCAAAGATTCATCAGCGAAGCTGAACACGGAGTCATCTACGTGAATCTTGGCTCCACGGTTAAAGACTCAACCCTACCTGCCGACAAGCTCAGCGTGCTACTAGCTACATTCCGAAAACTACCACTCAGGGTTATATGGAAATGGGACGGAGAAGAAATAGAAAATCTTCCCAGAAACGTCATGACCATGAAATGGCTTCCGCAGATGGATATTTTAA AACACGACAACGTTAAGGCGTTCATATCACATGCTGGCATCCTGAGTACGATAGAAGCCTTGGACGCTGGTGTACCAGTTATCGCTATACCACTCTTTGGTGACCAATACGGGAATGCTGCTGCCTTGGTAGACGCGGGCTTCGGGACCGTAGTGCCTTATGAGGCTCTATCGAAAGGACTGCTTATGGACGCTATCAACGATGTTCTTGACCCAGA GTGGCAGAGAAATGCAAAACACGTTTCCCGCATTTGGAACGACCGACCGATGTCAGCACTAGAAACCGCCATCTATTGGATAGAATACGTAGCTCGGCACAACGGCTCGCCACACCTCATAGCGACATCTATGAAACTGCCCTGGTACCAAAATGCCGGCTTAGACGTCTTGGCGTTCATTGCCCTTGTGATCTACATTTTGCTGTACGTCTTCTACAAAATTTTCTGCGCctgttgctgctgctgctgccaGAGCGAGCCACAAGTGGAAATCGTAACCAGAGAAGGAAAAAGAAAAAGAGTCAAATTCGAATAG